TGACTGTGTTGATGTTGTTACATCGTTTTTTGCCCAGCGGACATTTACACCATCTGCAGCAGCGATGCTAAGGGCTCGTTAGCTAGTCTTAAAGCTAACTAATGGCTTTTTTAGAGGAGCACGGCGACTGACAGCCAGAGAggaagctgtttttgttttgattacaTTACTCATGCGCTTGGTGTTGACGCTGCCGGTGTCGTTGTAGGTGGTGggtgctgctgtctgtgatgCTCGGAGGGAGGCTGGACTCCAGGGACAGGCCAACGGTGGAAACATGACTTCTGAGTAACCTGCAGCTACTTTGTCTGCTCAGTATGAACAGCGAGGAGGAGTTTTTCGACGCTGAGACAGGTGAGACATGTCGACGAAGGCCCAAATTAGTTAATTATATATAGTTATTTCCTGTATACTTATTTTGTTTCCTCCTCCTACTCCCGCTCTTGCTCATCATCCCCAGGGTTGGAGTCAGATGATTCCTGCGAGGTCAGCTTTAAAGATGCCACACAGGAGAATGGAGTGTGGGAGCGCAGGTGAGGGGCCGTGCACACGCGGGGAATAATTACGGAAAAACATAATCACTTCATTGACGCAGAGCTGTTCTGAGTGATCACCTCGATCCTCTGAAAGGTTAAAGCAGGAGTGATGGAGAGATTGATAAAGGAGTCTCCCTGATGctatgatgtttgcagatgatattgtgatctgtagtgagggtggaagcaggtggaaaagaacctggagaggtggaggtatgctttAGAGAAAAGAGTAGTGAAATTTAGTGAGGCTGCAAGGAGCAAACAGAGTGAAGGTGCACAAGTACCTGGGGTCAACCATTTAAAGCAATGGGCAGTGCATAAGAGAGGTGAAAAGGAGTTTGTAGGTAGTTAGGAGAGGAGACAAGTGTTGGGGTGATTTatgacagaaggatagcagcaagagtgaaagggttGGTGTGTGAGAGGAGGGTGCTAGAGATAGAGTAAGATGGAGACAGATGATCTATCATGAGTTCTGAACTTAGAGATGTGTGGTGAAGAGTGTCCTGTGCTCCTGCATCACTGTGGGATGTCATGCTTTGTGGTAGAGAGGAAGGCTCTGCAGAGGGTGGTGAAAGCTCCACAGAGCATTGTTGGCAGCATCCCCCAGACCACCGTCACCACAAACATCTACACTAGCAGCAAAAGGGCCTCTCTGTCTTGAAAGACCCTACTTACCCAGGAAACAGACTGTTTGTCCCACTCCCCTCTCCCCTCAGGCTGGATGTTGCGGAGCATCAATTGCAGAACCACCAGACTGaggaacagcttcttcttcaGGCTGCAAGACGGTTGAACTCTGGTGGTGCTCTGTAGTCTCTGCTGCTCCCAGCCAGAGGAAACAGACATGTGAAGCCACTTGTCTTTCCACTGCACacaatttgattatttttagaAAATGGTCTTATTTGTACTGACACTGtatatactttttcttttccctttttcctgTATTGCTCTTTTGTGTTCTCTTGGCTTTTACACGGAACCTAGGTGCACAATTTTGTTTCACCTCATGTGAATACATGTGTTAGAATGACATTGAACACCTTGGAATCCttgaatatatatacacatttagtaattttcaaaaggaaaaaagagaaaaccaaGATTCCAAGGTTTGCGTGTATTCACAGACTATAACAAGGTGAACTATAACGTGCATCCATCTCCTTATCAGACACTTTTTACACAGTCAAATAAATGTTATTGCTGCCTGTTCAGATACTGTGCTCTTTCACAGTAGGCAAAGTCTCTCGCTGAATGGATGCTTGGTTTCCTCTTGCCTCTTTAAATTGCTTGCCACCATGTTAGCATTAGTTGTTCTCTATTAATGACACACTCGAGCTGAAGGCTGTTGACATCCTGAGTCCAGCTGAAGCCACGACATCGGTGGTTTAATttgcctgttttctttttctttaggtGGTAAAAGTGATCAGTTTCACTTCTTCCGAAATTCTCTTCCCCTCACTATTAGTTAGGGCTGTTGATATGTACTAATATAGTAAATTTAAATGTCATTCactattttttttgtgtatttacaATATTAATGTTTGGGTGCACGATTTGGGAGCTACTTTGTATTAAAACACTCATTAAATCAGAAAACGAGGGGATATTATTTGAAAGAATAGTGTTGCATCTCTAAATTAAACCAATACTCATATATGACCTGCCAGTTGTGTATTACATATTCCATGTAATGCATGTCAGTACCAATGTCCACTAATGTTATATTAACATAAAAAGCATTGTACTGACAACTAATTTTACTAATAGATATTCAAACTGGAGAAAAGAATTTGGAGGACAGTTATAACCTCAGACGATAAAAGAAATTATGTCTGTATTTAAGAGTAATTTAAAACTGTGAATTACATTCTTCAAAAAATTAAGCATATTTTAAATTAACTGAAATTTGTGGCATTTTGCATCATGCAGAAGATTGGGCATCCTCTGTATCAGCTGACCGAGTGTGAATAATGTTGCCAGAGGTGCTTTATTTGAGTCTGACAGATTAGATTAAAATAGTTTAGAGAAGATCACATCAACCCCAGTGGCTGCAATTGGTTTTGTCTGCTCTACCAACTCTGCCATCACTGTCCTCTGCCAGAAGGTCTCTGGACACCTTTGCAGTAGATGTTCCAGAGGTGGATGGTCATGTGGAGTTAGCATGCTCCCATCTTATATTAAAGCTTCCTCCCAAAGACATGAATGTTAGGTTTTGGTAATTAGTGATTAGAAATTATCTGTTGGTATGATTGTCTTTCTGACAATCTCTCTTCcacatgtctttatcctgtcttccttctctcaccccaaccggtcgcagcagatggccccgcccctccctgagcctggttctgctggagctttcttcctgttaaaagggagtttttccttcccactgtcgccaaagtgcttgctcatagggggtcatatgattgttgggtttttctctgtatctattattataGGATATAATGTACAatataaatcagaatcagaatagaattaatcccgaaggaaattataGGTTACAGCAGGCTAATGGTgcatgcgcacttacaaaggaacccTCTGACTAATCTTTACACAGACATCACATTGGGAGACATGTCAgagaggtaggctgataggaaaaaacaacgaaaatacataacacgaggtgagaggaggagaaaaaaactccGACTGAGCTCCTaatgggagaacagtttgagagcagaaaaaaaacaccccggcacaaaaagcacatgactgtcaatacaccatagaaacatatgacaagcaacagggatggGTAAAAGGTGAGAGACAGCCCGTGTAGACAGCGCATCTGGGCCTGCAGCATATGCACTGGTCCCCTTTGATCCACCGTCTGCATCGGGAGGGAATAAGCATTGAAGGCGtttggaaggggggggggggatgagtGTATACCTGCatgtagagcagggcgatatgaccaaaaatatttatcacgatatacatttgaaaatttgcgataacaatataactgacgatataattgacactagacaaaatactttacaactccacaactttattagtgccaaaaaaaaatcaacgtattttcacttaaacaagcagctgttttttgcattaaagttatataaaaattttacagtgcaaatgcaaattccttgctgacagtttaaccaaaaggcatttccagtggaaattggccgacatatcctcagcgtaaccatgtataatatccacgaAATTTagaaagaggttatacacacacacaatacggtaatattatgttgaagcacagtgcgTATCACTCCACGAGGCTCCtccctacgatagccgtaatgcccATCAAGCtgtgcgggttcgtagcttggcaaagtcgtactaaaacattttccagcaccgtgtaccacataaaatcgtttcgaggtcagtaaacacaaccagaattcatacataaggcacacgggattataaggggcactgttgattttcagaaaaatcaaaggattgattttatgtgtgccgtattttccaaagaacacggtaataacgacggcccgctagcatgcgctaccaaaaatagtgctttgttgtgtatctgacggacgaaagctaaaccagtgccacatcactgaagttgcagcatttttacaaaccaattctggttcatccgtttcattcaaagtgtgtgtgtgtgtgtgtgtgtgtgtgtgtgtgtgtgtgtgtgtgtgtgtgtgtgtgtgtgtgtgtgtgtgtgtgtgtgtgtgtgtgtgtgtgtgtgtgtgtgtccagactTCAGCTGAGACactgtccttcgccctgccaggctaagtaaagtcttccagccaacccaggtggccttatGTAGGATAGGAAGAAACAATCTATGCACAGTCAACTATCTgggtgtttttgttcagctccagccttgagaccacagctggcgccgaagtGGTAGCTGCATGAAATGAtggtggtttttactttagtgcgaacaactcatgtgaatttcaaagctgttctagcagtccaacactggtctctcaatctcccgttgtaGAGCCGTGAGCTTCTCTACAATGTTATCCATCTTGCGCTCCATGATGTTATCAGTCTTGCGCTCAAAGAGCAGATTCTGAGAACTCAAGACTGCCATGACCTTCTCCAATATGTTATCCAATTTTCGCTCAGCGGTCTTATTCTGAGTGTTCACGGCAGCCTCAaacttctccaagatcttatccgtgctgcgttcaatgagcccattttgagaactCACGACTCGTCCAATCGTTTCAAcacagcgggcagccttgtggggtttTGAACAGCCAATTCCGCTTTCTTTAATCTTCGATAAGctagggccaagccagctccgatcagcaatcagcaagaaccctgttatcatagTTCCGAACAGGTAGATGTCTTCGATGTCTTCGATCGACAGTCTTGCCATCCTCCACTtatgccacccgtccatcgtgtatccggcagggacaCTCCAGGACACTCAGGCTCAGCCGAGCCCAGGCTTCTCGTTGAGAAGAGGATGTCAGTTGTGttcagggaccagttgatcaaatccataattcctcttttaggttttagagaacagactgtgagaaagtgttccagggaaagagtaagaaaatagaTGAGACTAGCCAAGGACACAAGacgctaagcagggaagataagggaagggagaggagaaaagtgcgaccgccttcgccaAGAGCCAAAGTTAagtaaagcgccttgaggcgactgttgttgtgatttggcgctatataaataaaattgaactgagcTGTCCACCCTGCATATATTTTGGAATAAGAGGTAATGTCAGCATGCTAGCACAACTTTTTATCAAAGATCTAAGCAAAAGAGAGCTAATGAGAAATATGAGCTCTAAGCAGAATTGATAATGGCCTTGATATCtattaaaacagtttttgttgCTTAATATCGTTTTTCTTATTCGATCCAGGAAAAAGCTGCCAGCTGAAATGATCTCCAGAAATAACTTCAGTGTTTGGAATATTCTGAAGAAATGCATCGGTATGGTGAGTCCTACCAAACTCATGTCTGTCTCCAGTAATATTGCTGGGTGCTGATTTTGAATCTATGATTTTCATTTCTGTGGTCACTGTGACATGAAATACTTATACACAAAGTTGCGTCATATTATAGCTTCATTAATGGTCTGTCCAGAGTGTCAGTACCTGTAGTTATAATTACTAATGactacagaaagaaaagaaaaagtactcGACCAACGGCTTTACTGCACTATCAAGTGGAAATATGTCCCATCACTATTGTGAACTTAAGCTGTGTGCATGCATCGGTGCAGCAACACAATGTGCTCATATAAATCCTGGTTCAGCTGTCATTAGGGGCAGGGGTGAGATATCTGATTTAGCCTATAGGTTTCTACTAGTTTCTAGCTGTGTCCCTATTATGTCATCTCTGGTTTTCACAATCTCCAAATGAAACTGTGAGAAAAGAAAGCTACAGTCTAAAAATTGTACATAGCCAGTCCTCTGCAAAtaatctgttagctgtttgacaactaccctttcaagaatttttgatatgaaaggaaggttagAAATTGGCCTATTATTAGCTAAGGgagctgggtctagagatggctttttaagtaaaggtttaaccTCTGCCAGCTTGAGGGCCTgcggtacatagctgattattagagatagggtTGATCAGATTTAAGATTGGAGTGATTATATTTTCCTGTTCTGCTTATTTCcactttcacatttttattcttgCAGTCTAGTAGAGCTGCTTTGCACAGTTAGGTTAGAAATAATCCATATTTGTCTTATCCCAGCCCTCTAATCCAactgtcttctgattggctgctccttGTAACCATGTGGGCAGAGCTTCTGTGGTCACACTCGAGCTGcgatgaccatattagggaaATTTCCATATTTGCTGACAGCAAGGTGAAAGCATAACAGGTCAACTTTGAATAACTGAGTGCTTTTGCTTACTTAATCTCTCTGTTACAAAATCAGTCTTGACTGAACTCGTCTTTACATTTGCTTCTGGAAGTCATTTCAAAATAAccaaaataattaaatgaacATCTGAACTGTAAATGTGAATGTTGTGCTATTGTTACTCCTGCTTTTTAAAACCGGTGAATGTTTGTTGTAAGTTAAGTAATGTGTTGCATAAGTTGTTTGAAGTGAGGTAATTTCTGTCAGCCTTTGAGTTATTTTTCTGAATGAGAGTGattgattgtttttgttgtgctgccACAGGAGCTGTCCAAAATAGCAATGCCGGTCGTGTTTAACGAGCCGCTCAGCTTTCTCCAGAGAATCTCAGAGTACATGGAGCACACTCACCTCATCCACAAAGCCTGCAGTTTATCAGACTCCATAGACCGCATGCAGGTACAGGCAGCACACACACGTGATGTTGTGATGTTTTAAAAATACTGTCAGTGCATTTAAATTTCTCCCAGAAATACATTTCCTCTGAACATTGCTAAGGAAAATAATGAACTGTTTAaagctctttttctttcttttttttaagtgtatgAACCAAAAATAAACCCAAAATAAACACTAGAAAAGCAGGAATGAGGGATTGTTTTCTAAAAATGACTTTTCACTTGCTGTCAGTGGCTGCAGCCCGGCTCTGATTCACGTTACATCTCTGTGACAGGTTGTTGCTGCATTTGCTGTTTCGGCTGTAGCATCTCAATGGGAGAGGACTGGAAAGCCTTTCAATCCTTTGCTGGGGGAGACCTATGAACTCACAAGGTATTGGAGAGGATGGGTTGAAGCTTCATTATGCCTTTATGATGATACTTCAGGTCATCCAGTTATTTCAAATCATCTTTTTTAAGGGAGGACGAAGGCTACAGATTGATCTCAGAGCAGGTGAGCCACCACCCTCCCATCAGTGCCTTCCACGCCGAGTCGCTGAAGAAAGAATTTGAGTTTCATGGCTCTATCTACCCAAAGCTCAAGTTCTGGGGCAAAAGTGTGGAAGCTGAACCTAAAGGCACCATGACGCTGGAGTTACTAAAGTGAGATTTCCCTGCAGTTATTGATCTAGTGTTCTGCACACCCACTTTTCTGCTGGTGCTAGGCTTTTAGCTGCATTATTAAACTTTCATAACATGTTGAACTTTGGATGACCTCATGTTCATTCATGTTGAAGAAGCCGCAAGCAGCAGCTGGTTAGATTAGCGTAGTCATGGGAAAGGGTTAAACGACTAATCTGGGTCTGCTCAAAGCTCTCAAAATTCCTCATGACTTGGTCCTAATTAATTCtttaaaactataaataaaaccTCAAATGATCCGGATTTCACTTATGGACTGAACAAGCAAGAAATTATGTTAACTAGAGCGTTTTAGATGTGCTGATACATGGAATTTATCTACACACAGTATTATCACATTGAACATGAGTGCTGTAAACTGACTCTGTTGACGTTTGACACACTGAGCAATTTTCCCCTAACTTCAgtccaataaaaaataaaagcatccaGTTAATTATTGGATGTTTGTGATGTTGAAGATGCTTTCTCTGTGAGGTTTTCAGATCatagtttctttatattttgcgtTTTACACCTTTTCCTACTGACAAGGACCTTCCTTGTGGTTATTTGTACTACAACAGCATAATTAAGTAATagataaaccattaaataacagaaaagtTCCTGTCCTTAAAATGAACTAATATAGAAATTTCCCACTTTTTTTAGAGTGGGTCCACAGGGAATTAATAAAAACTAGAATTGCAGGACAGTCTGGGTAATGGCAGGCCAGAacttttcatgtaatttttctttaatttattgCATCgggatttcttttttcatgtaCAGAAACTGAGACATATTGTTAAACTTgcgtttctttttttatgttgaCTTATCTCAGGGATAAAATATGTAGTTGAACTTTTGTACACTGACGAAAAGGGGATTTACAAAGGTGGCGATCGTATGAAACTGAGGTTTCAGTTGATTAAGATTCATTTGGCATCTAATGGGTTAACAAAATCTTCAGAGTTATTGTTATGGATGAGCAGTAAGTGTATTTAATTACGTACAGTTGTATTTTGAgacttttaaattatatttagaTGTGAAATGATGAACCATTGATATAAAAATCTGTCTTCCTTAAGCATGTATTCAGCAGAGTTATTAGCTCAATGAAATGTAATAAGTTGAGTGTTTGACAGATAAAATGAGGGCTTTATTAATATATTCCCTGCTGAAAAATAAGCGTTATTGGTtattttccacttcttttgGGTTGTTGAGTAAAACGCTAACTTCACAAATTGTGTGAAAATCTTCTCAGTTGTATATATCATTttagaaaaaaacccacagcaTGCTTAACTCTCGaacttgtattttgtatttcatgTATTTAATATAGCACAGCAGGGGAAAGCCTCGGGCTGATTTACATCTTATTAAATACATTATATATGTAATTGTGAGTGCtgaagtttttattattatttagaaaATGTCGAACTGGTCCTTTAAGATGTTGTGATTTTGTGACAGACATAAAGAAGCTTACACGTGGACGAATCCAATGTGCTGTGTGCATAACATCATCCTGGGAAAACTCTGGATTGAACAGTATGGAACTGTAGAGATAGTCAACCACAGGTAATGAAAACTTACAGCTTTTTGAATCACTGATATTTATTAAACAATAATTTTGCCTTTAATTCGTCAGGACGGGTGATAAGTGTGTCCTAAACTTCAAACCCTGTGGGATGTTTGGAAAGGAACTGCACAAAGTAGAAGGTCATATCCAAGATAAAAGGTAA
This region of Maylandia zebra isolate NMK-2024a linkage group LG20, Mzebra_GT3a, whole genome shotgun sequence genomic DNA includes:
- the LOC101481998 gene encoding oxysterol-binding protein-related protein 2 codes for the protein MNSEEEFFDAETGLESDDSCEVSFKDATQENGVWERRKKLPAEMISRNNFSVWNILKKCIGMELSKIAMPVVFNEPLSFLQRISEYMEHTHLIHKACSLSDSIDRMQVVAAFAVSAVASQWERTGKPFNPLLGETYELTREDEGYRLISEQVSHHPPISAFHAESLKKEFEFHGSIYPKLKFWGKSVEAEPKGTMTLELLKHKEAYTWTNPMCCVHNIILGKLWIEQYGTVEIVNHRTGDKCVLNFKPCGMFGKELHKVEGHIQDKSKKKRRVMYGKWTECMYSVDPKVYDAYKKSEKKSGGESKKLRQERSCEAEEADEMPEVQETVTVIPGSALLWRITSRPAHSAQMYNFTSFAITLNELEPGMERLLLPTDCRLRPDIRAMENGDIDLASSEKERLEEKQRAARRERSKDEEEWSTRWFQMGTNPHTGAEDWLYTGGYFDRNFTDCPNIY